A single region of the Polymorphum gilvum SL003B-26A1 genome encodes:
- a CDS encoding replication protein A produces the protein MTFQHIHTFVGDGPRKRPASVPVRRASRPKGRCEAAFWQPIGRHEAKAVLMAAKRFELAERRPGERSGPLGSVAIELLELLVRLVDFRTGRLEPSIQTMMHRLKRSKDAIVRAMKNLRRHGFIDWLRRYEPTGLDGRGPQLRQTSNAYRLCLPQAARRILGFFGMTTPVPDDHLHARQTSEAETEERLASLPLDRWATFIAADDVIGRTLARFARSIEQRESAGQAESMI, from the coding sequence ATGACATTTCAACATATACACACATTCGTTGGCGACGGGCCGCGCAAGCGACCGGCTTCCGTTCCGGTGCGCCGCGCAAGCCGTCCCAAGGGGCGCTGCGAGGCCGCGTTCTGGCAGCCTATAGGACGGCATGAGGCGAAAGCCGTGCTCATGGCCGCCAAGCGGTTTGAACTGGCCGAACGGCGACCTGGCGAGCGCAGCGGGCCGCTCGGATCGGTGGCGATCGAGCTGCTTGAGCTTCTGGTCCGCCTGGTCGATTTCCGCACCGGGCGGCTGGAGCCGTCCATCCAGACCATGATGCACCGACTGAAACGGTCGAAGGACGCCATCGTCCGCGCCATGAAGAACCTCCGCCGTCACGGCTTCATCGACTGGCTGCGCCGCTACGAGCCGACCGGGCTGGACGGGCGCGGGCCGCAGCTCCGGCAGACGAGCAACGCCTATCGCCTTTGCCTGCCGCAGGCCGCGCGGCGGATACTCGGCTTCTTCGGCATGACGACACCGGTTCCCGACGATCACCTTCATGCACGGCAGACGAGCGAGGCCGAGACGGAAGAACGCTTGGCGTCGCTACCCCTCGACCGGTGGGCCACGTTCATCGCGGCCGACGACGTGATCGGGCGCACCCTGGCGCGCTTTGCCCGCTCGATTGAGCAACGCGAGTCCGCCGGGCAGGCTGAATCCATGATTTAA
- a CDS encoding ribbon-helix-helix protein, CopG family encodes MDDISKARVSAPSNILVANKQKYTHHVFMKSNKEVKTNKEYLALYHEKKRSEGGRIVNVYVPANLVARLDQIKDALGVRSRAPVIEKALEAYLDNINQRAK; translated from the coding sequence TTGGACGACATCTCGAAAGCAAGGGTTTCTGCGCCATCCAATATTCTTGTTGCCAATAAACAAAAATATACCCACCATGTTTTCATGAAAAGCAATAAAGAAGTCAAAACCAATAAAGAATACCTTGCTCTGTACCACGAGAAGAAGCGGTCGGAAGGGGGGCGTATCGTCAACGTCTACGTTCCCGCCAATCTCGTTGCCCGCCTTGACCAAATAAAGGACGCTCTCGGCGTTCGGAGTCGCGCTCCGGTTATAGAGAAGGCGCTTGAAGCCTACCTAGATAACATCAACCAAAGGGCAAAATGA
- a CDS encoding ribbon-helix-helix domain-containing protein, with amino-acid sequence MTSPSRKPNALLAAINRAAPLDEPPPAAAPDVSKSSADARSAPAAQRPSRVGTKLVAGHFDPRIARQLRMIAAEEDTTVQALLEEALDLLFVKKGKARLDDIARA; translated from the coding sequence ATGACATCACCGAGCAGAAAACCAAACGCGCTCTTGGCGGCCATTAACCGTGCAGCGCCACTCGATGAACCGCCACCCGCCGCAGCGCCGGACGTCAGCAAGTCATCGGCTGACGCCCGAAGCGCGCCCGCTGCGCAGCGGCCATCACGCGTCGGCACCAAGCTTGTCGCCGGGCATTTCGATCCGAGGATCGCACGTCAGCTTCGCATGATCGCAGCGGAGGAAGACACCACCGTTCAGGCCCTTCTCGAAGAAGCCCTCGACCTGCTGTTCGTGAAGAAGGGGAAAGCCCGGCTGGACGACATCGCCCGCGCTTGA
- a CDS encoding AAA family ATPase, which yields MFDSYCIGEALLKIISIISQKGGVGKTTLATALAVEATRRGQQCLLLDLDPQASATFWNDNRGDDGPAVTAIPPARLEHVLKASEEAGADLVIIDTPPFAKDIAYDAAKLADFVLIPAKPAVLDIIAMTRTVDLIKAFSKRAAVVLTFCPPSGREVGDAEEAVAQLGIALCPVRIGNRIAYSRAQQTGQVAQEYEAQGKAAEELKHLYDYTCIHIAEAPNDITEQKTKRALGGH from the coding sequence ATGTTTGATTCGTATTGTATTGGTGAGGCGTTATTGAAGATAATTTCCATTATTTCTCAAAAAGGCGGCGTCGGAAAAACGACACTTGCAACAGCGCTCGCGGTCGAGGCGACAAGGCGCGGGCAACAATGCCTGCTTCTCGACCTCGATCCGCAGGCGAGCGCGACATTCTGGAATGACAACAGGGGCGACGACGGGCCAGCCGTCACGGCGATCCCGCCCGCCCGGCTTGAGCATGTCCTGAAGGCGTCCGAGGAGGCCGGGGCCGATCTGGTCATCATCGACACGCCGCCTTTCGCCAAGGACATTGCCTATGACGCGGCGAAGCTCGCCGACTTCGTGTTGATCCCCGCCAAGCCCGCCGTTCTCGACATCATAGCCATGACGCGCACGGTCGATCTCATCAAGGCGTTCAGCAAGCGCGCAGCCGTGGTGCTGACGTTTTGTCCGCCGAGCGGCAGGGAGGTAGGCGATGCGGAGGAGGCCGTGGCGCAGCTCGGCATCGCCCTTTGTCCGGTGCGGATCGGCAACCGCATCGCCTACTCCCGCGCCCAGCAAACCGGCCAGGTCGCGCAGGAATACGAAGCCCAGGGCAAGGCCGCCGAGGAGCTCAAACACCTATACGACTATACCTGTATACACATTGCGGAGGCACCGAATGACATCACCGAGCAGAAAACCAAACGCGCTCTTGGCGGCCATTAA
- the mobQ gene encoding MobQ family relaxase: MAIYRCEFKIISRAAGHKAVAAAAYRASEKIVDQTYGETHDFTRKSNVKAAFILAPDNAPDWMQDRAKLWNAVEAAERRKDAQLSREVLLSLPHELTDQQREALVRQFVNERFVSRGMIADVAIHGHSPSGDERNYHAHVMLTTRALTLGTFGPKERSWNGKEFLHETRVAWAEAQNRLFERLGLNLRVDHRSLANQGVDREPEPKLGPTATEALRNGEPEKAERTIGDYEAVKDRNADRERLKEQLEVIDLALARLDKAQGDRAAEAVAELALRHSRSFEALQDAQRMAQLTARRAAMAELRSAVHDARAAHDAYRDELKPGFIRRLGEIVTLKGRAAKAERNAKLAAFKMEQDRQLNLLRARLRAEGRSLLADHADARDRLREAQAGERDALARQHEQDRTREVDALIERMKARHAQAEGRAVSQGGSSPSAATPVARPVAEIPEAVPSSELQPDDTHPDLDPARLKAMNEEVDRIVARVLDELGHGDQGGGSDSGDKGDGKSGSSSSGGGAKPRATVLPDTGQPSTFKRKPPAGQQGLDPLPDQSVPGFDAESLKRMDAKTDAVVARLRDELEAKERGKPAPLPVAKVDPARVRGGTPVAPGGQPPTVKPPAAPPGSTPEAKPAGALPGDTGRPRERDRKPGLIPSDGLKPADERTPLTQEELEKLARREKAIRMKKAREARERRARERDRDRGGPER; the protein is encoded by the coding sequence GTGGCGATCTATCGCTGCGAGTTCAAGATCATCTCGCGCGCGGCCGGCCATAAGGCCGTCGCGGCGGCCGCCTATCGCGCCTCCGAGAAGATCGTTGACCAGACCTATGGCGAGACGCACGACTTCACCCGGAAGTCGAACGTCAAGGCCGCCTTCATTCTCGCACCCGATAACGCCCCCGACTGGATGCAGGACCGCGCCAAGCTCTGGAACGCGGTCGAGGCCGCCGAGCGTCGCAAGGACGCCCAGCTCTCCCGCGAGGTCCTGCTCTCCCTGCCGCACGAATTGACCGACCAGCAGCGTGAGGCTCTGGTCCGGCAATTCGTGAACGAGCGGTTCGTCAGCCGGGGCATGATCGCGGATGTCGCCATCCACGGCCATTCCCCGTCGGGCGACGAGCGCAACTACCATGCGCACGTCATGCTGACGACCCGCGCGCTCACGCTCGGCACCTTCGGCCCCAAGGAGCGGTCCTGGAACGGCAAGGAGTTTCTGCATGAGACGCGGGTGGCCTGGGCCGAGGCGCAGAACCGGCTCTTCGAGCGGCTTGGCCTCAATCTCCGCGTCGATCATCGCAGCCTTGCCAATCAGGGTGTGGACCGCGAACCGGAGCCGAAGCTCGGCCCGACCGCAACGGAGGCGTTGCGCAATGGCGAGCCGGAGAAGGCCGAGCGCACGATCGGCGACTACGAGGCGGTCAAGGACCGCAACGCCGACCGTGAGCGCCTGAAGGAACAGCTCGAAGTGATCGACCTTGCGCTCGCCCGGCTGGACAAGGCCCAGGGGGATCGCGCGGCCGAGGCCGTGGCGGAGCTGGCACTTCGCCACAGCCGGAGCTTCGAGGCCCTTCAGGACGCGCAGCGCATGGCGCAGCTTACCGCCCGCCGTGCGGCGATGGCGGAGCTGCGCAGCGCCGTCCATGACGCCCGCGCGGCCCATGACGCCTACCGGGACGAGCTGAAGCCGGGCTTCATCCGCCGCCTTGGCGAGATCGTCACCTTGAAGGGGCGTGCTGCCAAGGCCGAGCGCAATGCAAAGCTCGCCGCCTTCAAGATGGAGCAGGACCGCCAGCTCAACCTGCTGCGGGCGCGGCTCAGGGCCGAGGGCCGCAGCCTGCTGGCCGATCATGCCGACGCGCGGGACCGGCTGCGCGAGGCGCAGGCCGGGGAGCGCGATGCGCTCGCGCGTCAGCATGAGCAAGACCGGACGCGCGAGGTCGATGCCCTGATCGAGCGCATGAAGGCGCGCCATGCGCAGGCCGAGGGCCGCGCGGTGTCGCAGGGAGGATCTTCACCTTCGGCCGCAACGCCGGTCGCCCGTCCGGTCGCCGAGATACCGGAGGCCGTCCCGTCGTCGGAGCTTCAGCCCGATGACACCCATCCAGACCTCGATCCCGCCCGCCTGAAGGCGATGAACGAGGAGGTCGATCGCATTGTCGCGCGCGTCCTCGACGAGCTCGGTCACGGCGATCAGGGGGGCGGCTCAGACAGCGGCGACAAGGGCGACGGCAAGTCCGGGTCGTCATCGTCGGGCGGCGGCGCGAAGCCGCGCGCGACCGTGCTGCCCGATACCGGCCAGCCCTCGACCTTCAAGCGCAAGCCCCCGGCTGGACAGCAGGGTCTCGATCCGCTGCCCGATCAGAGCGTGCCGGGATTCGATGCCGAATCCCTCAAGCGCATGGACGCGAAAACGGACGCGGTGGTGGCGCGACTCAGGGACGAGCTGGAGGCCAAGGAGCGCGGCAAGCCCGCACCGCTCCCCGTCGCCAAGGTCGATCCGGCCAGGGTGCGCGGTGGGACGCCTGTCGCCCCCGGCGGCCAGCCGCCGACGGTCAAGCCGCCTGCGGCGCCTCCCGGATCGACGCCGGAGGCGAAGCCGGCGGGTGCGCTGCCGGGAGATACTGGCCGGCCGCGCGAGCGCGACAGGAAGCCCGGCCTGATCCCTTCTGACGGATTGAAGCCGGCGGACGAGCGCACGCCCCTGACGCAGGAGGAGCTTGAGAAGCTGGCGCGCCGCGAGAAGGCCATCCGCATGAAGAAGGCGCGCGAGGCGCGTGAGCGGCGCGCCCGCGAGAGAGACCGCGATAGAGGCGGGCCGGAGCGGTAA
- a CDS encoding type IV secretory system conjugative DNA transfer family protein, giving the protein MAGKDDKDKAGKPPFSPFPASGAFGKPPPMFQNLQDGDAARPAEPPRTAAGKADDEAKGADAPSPLANVAARAPELKATLGRFGRDALGRLNAAGAALRETATATDSETPKRPAKPTPQPDAPKARGQAAESQKGAWARYRRGLIVFVVGAWLVFEHARRNVPPALVGGQPPEAFLFSQLGANALAAVAGLILGLVPVLLMTRFRDIGLALLGVLLLYFIFLPVVGTGMVFFTGAAAVVGGIALGVWWFGKEGVSLPETFGTSRWAKLKDLTDAGLTGEEGFRLGAFREGKEEAIIRYAGSRHLLTVAPTRAGKGVAAIVPNLLTYRGSALVIDPKGENALITAKRRVALGQAVHLLDPWNIAAGKLGMKPARFNPLDMLRPDDPDLVENANLIADALVVSSGGANDRFWDDEARAMIVGLILWVVTAPQEEGKRTLGRVRDLLVLEPKELFGVFGRMIESDHPVVESSGTRAMQKEEKVFSNVLATAQSHTNMLDSPRIRESLSGSDLSFADLKAKPSTVFLILPADRLDTYGRWLRLLVQQAILVNARNIEATPARPILFLLDEMAALGRLTMVEQAFGLMAGFGMQLWGIVQDLSQLRRLYGDGWETFIGNSGVLQYFGSRDRMTAEYFSALCGVATVWNISTAVSSAMGGGSRESESRTTANAQRSLAYPDELMTLRQERQLLFVENGYPILADKTPWFADPALEGLGNDLHKPR; this is encoded by the coding sequence ATGGCGGGAAAGGACGACAAGGACAAAGCCGGCAAGCCGCCGTTCAGTCCCTTCCCGGCCAGCGGCGCGTTCGGCAAGCCGCCTCCGATGTTCCAGAACCTTCAGGACGGCGATGCGGCCCGGCCGGCGGAGCCGCCAAGGACGGCCGCCGGGAAAGCAGACGATGAGGCGAAGGGCGCGGATGCGCCTTCGCCCTTGGCCAATGTCGCCGCCAGGGCGCCGGAGCTGAAGGCCACGCTGGGGCGGTTCGGGCGCGATGCGCTCGGCCGCTTGAACGCGGCCGGGGCGGCGCTGCGGGAGACGGCCACGGCGACCGATAGCGAGACGCCCAAGCGTCCAGCAAAGCCGACGCCGCAGCCCGATGCGCCGAAGGCGCGGGGGCAAGCGGCGGAGTCACAGAAAGGCGCATGGGCGCGCTACCGGCGCGGCCTGATCGTTTTCGTGGTCGGGGCATGGCTGGTCTTTGAACATGCGCGGCGCAACGTCCCGCCCGCATTGGTGGGCGGGCAGCCGCCCGAAGCTTTCCTGTTCTCCCAGCTCGGCGCGAACGCCCTCGCCGCCGTCGCGGGTCTGATCCTCGGCCTCGTCCCGGTGCTGCTCATGACGCGGTTCCGCGATATCGGCCTCGCGCTGCTGGGGGTGCTGCTGCTTTATTTCATCTTCCTGCCCGTGGTCGGCACGGGGATGGTGTTTTTCACCGGCGCGGCCGCCGTGGTCGGCGGCATCGCGCTCGGCGTGTGGTGGTTCGGCAAGGAAGGCGTCTCCCTCCCGGAGACCTTCGGCACGTCACGATGGGCGAAGCTGAAAGACCTCACCGATGCCGGCCTGACCGGCGAGGAAGGCTTTCGGCTCGGCGCCTTCCGGGAGGGCAAGGAGGAAGCGATCATCCGCTATGCGGGATCGCGTCACCTCCTGACCGTCGCGCCGACGCGCGCCGGCAAGGGCGTCGCGGCGATCGTGCCGAACCTGCTCACCTATCGCGGCTCGGCGCTCGTGATCGACCCGAAGGGAGAGAACGCGCTGATCACGGCCAAGCGCCGCGTGGCGCTTGGCCAGGCCGTCCACCTGCTCGATCCGTGGAACATCGCCGCCGGCAAGCTCGGCATGAAGCCCGCGCGGTTCAACCCGCTCGACATGCTGCGGCCCGACGATCCCGATCTCGTCGAGAACGCCAACCTGATCGCCGACGCGCTCGTCGTATCGTCGGGCGGGGCGAATGATCGCTTCTGGGACGACGAAGCGCGCGCGATGATCGTGGGCCTCATCCTATGGGTCGTCACCGCGCCGCAGGAAGAGGGCAAGCGCACGCTCGGCCGCGTGCGCGACCTGCTCGTCCTCGAACCCAAGGAGCTATTCGGGGTGTTCGGGCGGATGATCGAATCCGATCATCCCGTGGTCGAATCCTCCGGCACCCGCGCCATGCAAAAAGAGGAGAAGGTCTTCTCGAACGTGCTGGCGACGGCACAGTCGCACACCAACATGCTCGACTCCCCGCGCATCCGGGAAAGCCTCTCCGGCTCCGATCTATCCTTCGCCGATCTGAAGGCGAAGCCCTCGACCGTGTTCCTGATCCTGCCGGCCGACCGCCTCGACACCTATGGCCGCTGGCTGCGGCTGCTGGTGCAACAGGCGATCCTCGTCAACGCCCGCAACATCGAGGCCACCCCCGCGCGGCCGATCCTGTTCCTGCTCGACGAGATGGCGGCCCTCGGCCGCCTGACGATGGTCGAGCAAGCCTTCGGCCTCATGGCGGGCTTCGGCATGCAGCTCTGGGGGATCGTACAAGACCTGTCCCAGCTCCGTCGCCTCTACGGCGACGGCTGGGAGACCTTCATCGGCAATTCCGGGGTGTTGCAGTATTTCGGGAGCCGGGACCGCATGACGGCGGAGTATTTCTCCGCCCTGTGCGGCGTGGCGACGGTGTGGAACATCTCGACCGCCGTGTCGTCGGCGATGGGCGGCGGAAGCCGCGAGTCGGAAAGCCGGACGACGGCGAACGCGCAACGCTCGCTCGCCTATCCCGACGAACTGATGACGCTCCGGCAGGAGCGCCAGCTTCTGTTCGTCGAGAACGGCTATCCGATCCTCGCCGACAAGACGCCTTGGTTCGCCGATCCCGCCCTGGAGGGGCTCGGCAACGATCTGCACAAGCCGCGCTGA
- a CDS encoding prepilin-type N-terminal cleavage/methylation domain-containing protein yields the protein MKTVTQEKGFTLVELAIVMVIIGLLIGGILKGQELIKNASVSATAAQLKAFEAAYTTFIDVYGGKPGDLSTATAKIQACIGGNRCRNGDGNGWIWHANSSMSNPGATDEGVAGELYQALKHMAAADLIGGIRLNTAPGTDALISAKIGGYLYLGDILGNASYHRGSGTAFTPAGIYVSQSLHQNANPRSGRVNTPSETARLDRKIDDGVPGTGSLLAFGQETCVNGRNYRENNTEKLCAFGYKIR from the coding sequence ATGAAAACGGTAACACAAGAAAAGGGATTTACGCTCGTCGAGCTAGCAATTGTGATGGTCATCATTGGATTGCTGATCGGCGGCATTTTGAAGGGCCAAGAGCTTATCAAGAACGCGTCAGTTTCGGCAACAGCTGCACAGCTCAAGGCATTTGAAGCGGCCTACACGACCTTTATCGACGTTTACGGTGGGAAGCCTGGCGATCTGTCCACTGCCACCGCCAAAATACAAGCCTGCATTGGCGGGAACCGCTGTCGCAATGGTGACGGGAATGGCTGGATTTGGCACGCCAACAGCTCTATGAGCAATCCTGGCGCGACTGACGAAGGCGTCGCCGGCGAGCTGTATCAGGCCCTGAAGCACATGGCGGCAGCCGACCTCATCGGCGGCATTCGCCTGAACACCGCACCTGGAACTGACGCGCTCATCAGCGCGAAAATCGGTGGCTACCTGTATCTTGGAGACATCCTTGGAAACGCATCCTATCACCGAGGCTCCGGTACGGCGTTCACACCGGCCGGAATCTATGTGAGCCAGTCGCTGCACCAGAATGCCAACCCCCGTTCGGGCCGGGTAAACACGCCTTCCGAAACAGCACGTCTTGATCGGAAGATCGACGATGGTGTTCCTGGCACGGGGTCGCTTCTTGCATTTGGTCAAGAAACCTGCGTCAACGGTCGCAACTATCGCGAAAATAACACCGAGAAGCTGTGCGCCTTCGGATACAAGATCAGATAA